In a genomic window of Nodosilinea sp. E11:
- a CDS encoding carbon dioxide-concentrating mechanism protein CcmK — MAIAVGMVETLGFPAVVEAADAMVKAARVTLVGYEKIGSGRVTVIIRGDVSEVQASVAAGIENVKRVNGGQVLSTHIIARPHENLEFVLPIRYTEAVEQFRESVSGIRPYGR; from the coding sequence ATGGCAATTGCAGTTGGTATGGTTGAAACGCTGGGCTTCCCCGCTGTGGTAGAAGCCGCAGACGCCATGGTAAAGGCGGCCCGAGTCACCCTAGTGGGCTACGAAAAAATCGGCAGCGGCCGCGTCACCGTAATTATTCGCGGCGATGTGTCTGAAGTCCAGGCTTCCGTGGCTGCTGGTATCGAGAACGTGAAGCGGGTAAACGGTGGCCAGGTGCTGTCGACCCACATCATTGCCCGTCCCCACGAGAACCTAGAATTTGTTCTGCCCATTCGTTACACCGAAGCGGTCGAACAGTTTAGAGAGAGCGTCAGCGGCATTCGTCCCTACGGCAGATAA
- a CDS encoding EutN/CcmL family microcompartment protein: MLLAKVRGTVVSTCKEPSLSGVKFLLVQLISETGDLLPDYTVAADVVGAGPGEWVLITQGSGARQHPGYENRPVDAAVIAIVDTVSLDSGNLYNKRDDFS; encoded by the coding sequence ATGCTCTTGGCTAAGGTTCGCGGCACGGTAGTTAGCACCTGCAAAGAGCCGAGCTTGAGTGGCGTTAAGTTTCTGCTGGTGCAGCTCATCAGCGAAACTGGCGATCTACTGCCCGACTATACGGTCGCCGCCGATGTAGTCGGGGCCGGCCCTGGTGAATGGGTGCTGATTACCCAAGGCAGCGGGGCACGCCAGCACCCCGGCTACGAAAATCGTCCCGTCGATGCGGCGGTTATTGCCATTGTCGACACCGTTAGTCTCGACAGTGGCAACCTCTATAACAAACGAGACGATTTCAGCTAG